The Cervus elaphus chromosome 12, mCerEla1.1, whole genome shotgun sequence genome includes a region encoding these proteins:
- the TIPIN gene encoding TIMELESS-interacting protein isoform X2, translating into MSRKGGKPEEKMVEPQENGLIDVPDYEHIEDETFPPFPPPASPEREDGEGAEPEEESGRGASVPVPPKRTVKRNIPKLNAERLISERGLPALRHMFEKAKFKGKGHEAEDLKTLIRHMEHWAHRLFPKLKFEDFIDRVEYLGNKKEVQTCLKRIRLDLPILHEDFVSNNDEVEENKGHDVTATELDPFLTNSYGSVEFASESSRSLTEEQQQRIERNKQLALERRQAKLLSNSQSLGNDLLVNTPSTQPPEEGSTGEEQKEEESNEFNKDLLDSPHNDGAASTINEEEELKVEKTQLDQSF; encoded by the exons ATGTCCAGGAAGGGAGGAAAACCAG AGGAAAAGATGGTAGAACCACAGGAGAATGGCTTGATTGACGTACCAGATTATGAGCATATAGAAGATGAAACTTTTCCTCcattcccacctccagcctctcCAGAGAGAGAAGATGGTGAAGGCGCTGAACCTGAAGAAG AGTCAGGGAGAGGAGCGTCTGTTCCCGTACCTCCGAAGAGAACCGTTAAAAGGAATATACCCAAGCTGAATGCTGAGAG ATTAATTTCAGAGAGAGGGCTCCCAGCATTAAGGCATATGTTTGAGAAGGCAAAATTCAAAGGTAAAGGTCATGAG GCTGAGGACTTGAAGACCCTAATCAGACACATGGAGCACTGGGCACATAGACTATTCCCTAAACTGAAATTTGAAGATTTTATTGACAGAGTTGAATATCTgggaaataaaaaggaagttCAG aCCTGTTTAAAACGAATTCGACTTGATCTCCCTATTTTACATGAAGATTTTGTTAGCAATAATG ATGAAGTAGAGGAAAATAAAGGCCATGATGTAACTGCTACCGAATTAGATCCCTTTCTGACAAACTCATATGGAAGTGTAGAGTTTGCTTCTGAGTCAAGTAGAAGCCTAacagaagaacaacaacaaagaattgaGAGAAATAAACAACTGGCCTTGGAAAGAAGACAGGCAAAGCTACTGAGTAACAGTCAGTCCCTaggaaatg ACTTGTTGGTGAACACACCCAGCACACAGCCACCTGAAGAGGGTAGTACGGGTGAGGAGCAAAAGGAGGAAGAATCAAATGAGTTTAACAAAGACCTTCTAGATAGTCCACATAATGATGGTGCTGCCAGTACTATAAATGAAGAGGAGGAATTAAAAGTAGAGAAAACGCAACTGGACcaatccttttaa
- the TIPIN gene encoding TIMELESS-interacting protein isoform X4 yields MSRKGGKPEEKMVEPQENGLIDVPDYEHIEDETFPPFPPPASPEREDGEGAEPEEESGRGASVPVPPKRTVKRNIPKLNAERLISERGLPALRHMFEKAKFKGKGHEAEDLKTLIRHMEHWAHRLFPKLKFEDFIDRVEYLGNKKEVQMK; encoded by the exons ATGTCCAGGAAGGGAGGAAAACCAG AGGAAAAGATGGTAGAACCACAGGAGAATGGCTTGATTGACGTACCAGATTATGAGCATATAGAAGATGAAACTTTTCCTCcattcccacctccagcctctcCAGAGAGAGAAGATGGTGAAGGCGCTGAACCTGAAGAAG AGTCAGGGAGAGGAGCGTCTGTTCCCGTACCTCCGAAGAGAACCGTTAAAAGGAATATACCCAAGCTGAATGCTGAGAG ATTAATTTCAGAGAGAGGGCTCCCAGCATTAAGGCATATGTTTGAGAAGGCAAAATTCAAAGGTAAAGGTCATGAG GCTGAGGACTTGAAGACCCTAATCAGACACATGGAGCACTGGGCACATAGACTATTCCCTAAACTGAAATTTGAAGATTTTATTGACAGAGTTGAATATCTgggaaataaaaaggaagttCAG ATGAAGTAG
- the TIPIN gene encoding TIMELESS-interacting protein isoform X3, whose product MVEPQENGLIDVPDYEHIEDETFPPFPPPASPEREDGEGAEPEEESGRGASVPVPPKRTVKRNIPKLNAERLISERGLPALRHMFEKAKFKGKGHEAEDLKTLIRHMEHWAHRLFPKLKFEDFIDRVEYLGNKKEVQTCLKRIRLDLPILHEDFVSNNDEVEENKGHDVTATELDPFLTNSYGSVEFASESSRSLTEEQQQRIERNKQLALERRQAKLLSNSQSLGNVMVSLADLLVNTPSTQPPEEGSTGEEQKEEESNEFNKDLLDSPHNDGAASTINEEEELKVEKTQLDQSF is encoded by the exons ATGGTAGAACCACAGGAGAATGGCTTGATTGACGTACCAGATTATGAGCATATAGAAGATGAAACTTTTCCTCcattcccacctccagcctctcCAGAGAGAGAAGATGGTGAAGGCGCTGAACCTGAAGAAG AGTCAGGGAGAGGAGCGTCTGTTCCCGTACCTCCGAAGAGAACCGTTAAAAGGAATATACCCAAGCTGAATGCTGAGAG ATTAATTTCAGAGAGAGGGCTCCCAGCATTAAGGCATATGTTTGAGAAGGCAAAATTCAAAGGTAAAGGTCATGAG GCTGAGGACTTGAAGACCCTAATCAGACACATGGAGCACTGGGCACATAGACTATTCCCTAAACTGAAATTTGAAGATTTTATTGACAGAGTTGAATATCTgggaaataaaaaggaagttCAG aCCTGTTTAAAACGAATTCGACTTGATCTCCCTATTTTACATGAAGATTTTGTTAGCAATAATG ATGAAGTAGAGGAAAATAAAGGCCATGATGTAACTGCTACCGAATTAGATCCCTTTCTGACAAACTCATATGGAAGTGTAGAGTTTGCTTCTGAGTCAAGTAGAAGCCTAacagaagaacaacaacaaagaattgaGAGAAATAAACAACTGGCCTTGGAAAGAAGACAGGCAAAGCTACTGAGTAACAGTCAGTCCCTaggaaatg TAATGGTTTCTCTTGCAGACTTGTTGGTGAACACACCCAGCACACAGCCACCTGAAGAGGGTAGTACGGGTGAGGAGCAAAAGGAGGAAGAATCAAATGAGTTTAACAAAGACCTTCTAGATAGTCCACATAATGATGGTGCTGCCAGTACTATAAATGAAGAGGAGGAATTAAAAGTAGAGAAAACGCAACTGGACcaatccttttaa
- the DIS3L gene encoding DIS3-like exonuclease 1: MLQKREKVLLLRTFHGRTLRIVREHYLRPSVPCNSQLCPQPATCHNDGKLLSSDVTHYMVPDWKVVQDYLEILEFPELKGIVFMQTACQAVQRQRGRRQYNKLRNLLKDARHDCVLFANEFQQSCYLPRERGESMEKWQSRSIYNAAAWYYHHCQHRMPIVMVTEDEEAIQQYGSETEGVFVISFKNYLDNFWPDLKAAHELCESILQSRRERENESQESHGKEYPEHVPLEVLEAGIKSGRYIQGTLNVNKHRAQMEAFVRLQGASSKDSDLISDILIHGMKARNRSIHGDVVVVELLPKSEWKGRTAALGESDGDDRAPGEAPSEPMPTGRVVGILQKNWRDYVVTFPSIEEVQSQGKNAQKILVTPWDYRIPKIRISTQQAEALQDFRVVVRIDSWESTSMYPNGHFVRVLGRIGDLEGEIATILVENSISVVPFSEAQMCEMPVNTPENPWKVSSQEERERKDLRKTHLVFSIDPSGCEDVDDTLSVRALDNGNLELGVHIADVTHFVAPHSYIDIEARTRATTYYLADRRYDMLPAILSADVCSLLGGVDRYAVSVMWELDKTSYEIKKVWYGRTIIRSAYKLFYEAAQDLLDGNFSVVKDIPEFKDLEERSRQAKLEELVWAIRKLTDIARHIRAKRDRCGALELEGVEVRIQLDEKKNIHDLIPKQPLEVHETVAECMILANHWVAKKIWESFPHQALLRRHPPPHQEFFSELRECAKAKGFFIDTRSNKALADSLDNANDPNDPIVNKLLRSMATQAMSNALYFSTGSCAEEEFHHYGLALDKYTHFTSPIRRYSDIIVHRLLMAAISKDKKMEIKENLFSNKDLEELCRHINNRNRAAQHSQKQSTELFQCMYFKDKDPETEERCISDGVIYSIRTNGVLVFIPRFGIKGAAYLRNKDGLVISCGPDGHSEWKPGSLQRFQNKITSTTTGGESVTFHLFDHVTVRISVQTSRCHSDTIRLEIISSKPHMTPDTELFQQSSLLLKSDLVKEVTRSVEEAQLAQEVEVNITEDYQKYCQTKGRSLYTLLEEIRDLALLDVSNSYGI; this comes from the exons ACAGTATAACAAATTGCGAAATCTCCTAAAGGATGCACGTCATGATTGTGTCCTCTTCGCTAATGAATTTCAGCAGTCCTGCTATCTCCCTCGGGAAAGAGGGGAGTCCATGGAGAAGTGGCAGAGCAG GAGCATCTACAATGCAGCCGCTTGGTACTATCACCACTGCCAGCATAGGATGCCCATCGTTATGGTGACAGAAGATGAAGAGGCAATTCAGCAGTATGGAAGTGAAACAGAAGGAGTGTTTGTGATTTCCTTCAAG AACTACCTGGACAATTTTTGGCCTGATTTAAAGGCCGCCCATGAGCTCTGTGAGTCTATCCTTCAGTCTCGACgagaaagagagaatgagagTCAGGAGAGCCACGGGAAGGAGTACCCAGAACATGTACCCCTGGAAGTGCTAGAAGCCGGCATCAAGTCTGGGCGCTACATCCAG GGAACTCTGAACGTCAACAAGCACAGAGCCCAAATGGAAGCTTTTGTTCGACTTCAAGGAGCCAGCAGTAAAGATTCAG ATCTCATCAGTGACATCCTAATCCACGGGATGAAGGCTCGAAACCGCTCAATTCATGGAGACGTGGTGGTTGTCGAACTGCTCCCTAAAAGTGAGTGGAAAGGGAGGACCGCCGCCCTGGGCGAGAGTGACGGTGACGACAGGGCCCCGGGCGAGGCCCCGAGCGAGCCCATGCCCACAG GCAGAGTGGTAGGCATCCTTCAGAAGAACTGGCGGGACTATGTGGTGACATTTCCGTCCATAGAAGAGGTCCAATCACAGGGCAAAAATGCTCAGAAAATCCTAGTTACACCTTGGGATTACAGAATTCCCAAAATCCGAATCAGCACTCAACAAGCAGAAGCCCTCCAG GACTTCAGGGTGGTCGTGCGCATCGACTCCTGGGAGTCGACATCCATGTACCCAAATGGACATTTCGTGCGTGTTCTAGGAAGAATCGGAGATCTGGAAGGGGAAATTGCCACCATCCTGGTGGAAAACAGCATTTCAGTGGTCCCCTTCTCAGAAGCTCAG ATGTGTGAGATGCCAGTCAACACACCGGAAAATCCCTGGAAGGTAAGTTCCCAAGAGGAACGAGAACGTAAAGACCTGAGGAAAACCCACCTGGTGTTCAGCATCGACCCCAGTGGCTGTGAAGATGTGGACGACACCCTCTCGGTCAGAGCCTTGGATAACGGCAACCTGGAGCTTGGAGTCCACATTGCAGATGTGACGCACTTTGTAGCACCACACTCTTATATTGACATTGAAGCTAGGACAAG GGCCACCACGTATTACCTAGCGGACCGTCGCTATGACATGCTGCCCGCCATCCTCAGCGCTGACGTGTGCTCCCTCCTGGGAGGCGTTGATAG GTATGCTGTAAGCGTCATGTGGGAATTAGATAAGACCTCCTATGAAATTAAGAAAGTATGGTATGGCAGAACCATTATTCGATCGGCATACAAGCTGTTTTATGAAGCAGCCCAAGACTTGCTAGACGGAAACTTCAGCGTTGTGAAGGATATTCCGGAATTCAAGGACCTGGAGGAGAGGAGCAGACAAGCCAAGCTGGAGGAGTTGGTGTGGGCGATCAGGAAGCTGACAGACATAGCCCGCCACATCCGAGCCAAGCGAGACCGCTGCGGTGCCCTGGAGCTGGAAGGGGTGGAGGTCCGCATCCAGCTCGATGAGAAAAAGAACATTCACGACCTCATCCCCAAGCAACCCCTGGAAGTCCACGAGACCGTGGCTGAATGCATGATCCTGGCCAACCACTGGGTAGCCAAGAAGATCTGGGAGAGCTTCCCTCACCAAGCCTTGCTGCGCCGACACCCTCCTCCACACCAGGAGTTTTTCTCCGAACTCCGAGAGTGTGCTAAAGCAAAGGGCTTCTTCATAGATACACG GTCCAATAAAGCACTGGCTGATTCTCTGGATAATGCAAATGACCCCAACGATCCTATCGTCAACAAGTTACTTCGATCAATGGCTACACAGGCCATGTCTAACGCTCTGTATTTTTCCACTGGATCATGTGCCGAGGAAGAGTTCCATCATTATG gtCTTGCATTAGATAAATATACTCACTTTACCTCTCCAATAAGAAGATACTCAGATATTATAGTACATCGATTACTAATGGCAGCCATttcaaaagataagaaaatggaaattaaggAAAATTTATTCAGCAACAAAGATCTTGAGGAGTTATGCAGACATATCAACAACAGAAATCGA GCAGCACAACATTCTCAGAAGCAGTCTACTGAGCTCTTCCAATGCATGTATTTTAAAGACAAAGACCCCGAAACTGAAGAGCGTTGCATATCAGATGGGGTCATTTATTCAATTAGGACAAATGGTGTGCTTGTGTTTATACCAAG GTTTGGGATTAAAGGTGCtgcttatttaagaaataaagatgGTTTGGTGATCTCATGTGGCCCagatggccattctgaatggAAACCAGGATCCCTTCAACGCTTTCAAAACAAAATCACCTCTACCACAACAGGAGGGGAATCTGTTACGTTCCATTTGTTTGACCATGTAACA GTGAGAATATCTGTACAGACCTCACGTTGCCATTCTGATACAATACGGCTTGAAATAATAAGCAGTAAACCACACATGACACCAGATACAGAACTTTTTCAGCAGAGTTCCCTCTTGCTAAAGAGTGATTTAGTGAAAGAAGTAACTAGATCTGTGGAGGAGGCTCAGCTTGCTCAAGAAGTCGAAGTAAACATCACTGAAGATTATCAAAAATACTGCCAAACAAAGGGAAGAAGCCTGTACACACTTTTAGAGGAAATAAGAGACCTAGCTCTCCTGGATGTTTCCAACAGTTATGGCATATGA
- the TIPIN gene encoding TIMELESS-interacting protein isoform X1: MSRKGGKPEEKMVEPQENGLIDVPDYEHIEDETFPPFPPPASPEREDGEGAEPEEESGRGASVPVPPKRTVKRNIPKLNAERLISERGLPALRHMFEKAKFKGKGHEAEDLKTLIRHMEHWAHRLFPKLKFEDFIDRVEYLGNKKEVQTCLKRIRLDLPILHEDFVSNNDEVEENKGHDVTATELDPFLTNSYGSVEFASESSRSLTEEQQQRIERNKQLALERRQAKLLSNSQSLGNVMVSLADLLVNTPSTQPPEEGSTGEEQKEEESNEFNKDLLDSPHNDGAASTINEEEELKVEKTQLDQSF, from the exons ATGTCCAGGAAGGGAGGAAAACCAG AGGAAAAGATGGTAGAACCACAGGAGAATGGCTTGATTGACGTACCAGATTATGAGCATATAGAAGATGAAACTTTTCCTCcattcccacctccagcctctcCAGAGAGAGAAGATGGTGAAGGCGCTGAACCTGAAGAAG AGTCAGGGAGAGGAGCGTCTGTTCCCGTACCTCCGAAGAGAACCGTTAAAAGGAATATACCCAAGCTGAATGCTGAGAG ATTAATTTCAGAGAGAGGGCTCCCAGCATTAAGGCATATGTTTGAGAAGGCAAAATTCAAAGGTAAAGGTCATGAG GCTGAGGACTTGAAGACCCTAATCAGACACATGGAGCACTGGGCACATAGACTATTCCCTAAACTGAAATTTGAAGATTTTATTGACAGAGTTGAATATCTgggaaataaaaaggaagttCAG aCCTGTTTAAAACGAATTCGACTTGATCTCCCTATTTTACATGAAGATTTTGTTAGCAATAATG ATGAAGTAGAGGAAAATAAAGGCCATGATGTAACTGCTACCGAATTAGATCCCTTTCTGACAAACTCATATGGAAGTGTAGAGTTTGCTTCTGAGTCAAGTAGAAGCCTAacagaagaacaacaacaaagaattgaGAGAAATAAACAACTGGCCTTGGAAAGAAGACAGGCAAAGCTACTGAGTAACAGTCAGTCCCTaggaaatg TAATGGTTTCTCTTGCAGACTTGTTGGTGAACACACCCAGCACACAGCCACCTGAAGAGGGTAGTACGGGTGAGGAGCAAAAGGAGGAAGAATCAAATGAGTTTAACAAAGACCTTCTAGATAGTCCACATAATGATGGTGCTGCCAGTACTATAAATGAAGAGGAGGAATTAAAAGTAGAGAAAACGCAACTGGACcaatccttttaa